From a region of the Phragmites australis chromosome 21, lpPhrAust1.1, whole genome shotgun sequence genome:
- the LOC133903862 gene encoding large ribosomal subunit protein eL21x/eL21w-like has protein sequence MPAGHGLRSRTRDLFARPFRKKGYIPLTTYLRTYKIGDYVDVKVNGAVHKGMPHKFYHGRTGRVWNVTKRAIGVEINKQVNGRVISKRIHVRVEHVQPSRCTEEFRLRKAKNDKLKADAKARGEVISTKRQPQGPKPGFMVVEGTMLETVTPIPYDVVNDLKGGY, from the exons ATGCCGGCGGGCCACGGACTGCGCTCCCGGACGCGCGACCTCTTCGCGCGCCCCTTCCGCAAGAAGGGTTACATCCCGCTCACCACGTACCTGCGCACCTACAAGATCGGCGACTACGTCGACGTCAAGGTGAACGGTGCCGTCCACAAGGGCATGCCGCACAAGTTCTACCATGGCCGCACGGGCCGCGTCTGGAACGTCACCAAGCGTGCCATCGGCGTCGAGATCAACAAGCAG GTTAATGGCCGTGTCATCAGTAAGCGTATTCATGTCCGTGTGGAGCACGTGCAGCCATCCAGGTGCACTGAGGAATTCCGCCTGAGGAAAGCGAAGAACGACAAGCTGAAGGCGGACGCCAAGGCGCGAGGCGAGGTCATCAGCACCAAGAGGCAGCCACAGGGCCCCAAGCCTGGCTTCATGGTCGTCGAGGGTACCATGCTCGAGACGGTTACCCCCATCCCATACGATGTAGTCAACGATCTCAAGGGTGGTTACTAG